The Ammospiza caudacuta isolate bAmmCau1 chromosome 34, bAmmCau1.pri, whole genome shotgun sequence DNA window cacctgggacaggtggggacacacctggggatgggaacacacctgggacGTGGCAGACGCACAGGTGAGACccgggacacacctgggacaggtggggacaatggggacacacctgggacacacctgggggtacctgggacaggtggggacacacctgggacatgGCGGATGCACAGGTGAGaccagggacacacctggggacacacctggggacacacctgggggaaCTTGGGACACAcgtgggacacacctggggacaatggggacacacctggggatatccacagacacacctggcacaggtgggacacacttgggacacacctggggacacctaGGGGTACCTGGGGATATccacagacacacctgggcacacctgggcacacctggaacacacctgtgacacacctggacacacctgggcacacctgagacacacctggtggtggggacacacctggacacacctgggcacacctggggctcacctgtcccctccccccaCAGGTGATCTGCCGCTCCCTGGGCTGCGGCTCCGCCCTGGCCGCCCCTGGCCACGCCCACTtcgggcagggggcggggccgatCTGGCTGGACGGGACGCACTGCACAGGTGAGGAGCTCACCTTGGCCAGGTGCCGcctgcacacctggggacagcacgACTGCGGGCACGGCGAGGACGCCGGCGCCGTGTGCTCAGGTGAGCACctggacaggtgagggacaggtggggctggtggggctcaggtgagctcaggtggcacaggtgagaACAGGGGGAAAGCTGGGGCAGTTGGTGGGACAGGCGAACTCAGGTGAGACCCAGGTGGAttcaggtgtgctcaggtgtgcccaggcacccccaggtgagctcaggtgcccccaggtgagCATTGGAGAACTCAGGCGTGCTCAGGTGGGTTCAGGGGAGCTCAGGTgcgcccaggtgtgcccaggtgtgctcagatTAGctcaggtgcccccaggtgcccccaccTGCCCCCCAGGTACACCCAGATGCGCTCAGATTAgctcaggtgtgctcaggtgcgctcacctgtccccacctgtccccgCCCCCCTGACCCCGCGTCCCCTCCCCCCCAGGTGCGGATCCCCCCCCGTCCCCTCCCCCCCAGGTGCGGATCCCCCCCAGGTGCGGctgcggggcggggccgggccctgcTCGGGGCaggtgcaggtgctgctgaACCGCACCTGGCTGCAGGTGTGCGGCCTCACCTGGGGGCCGCCCGAGGCGCAGGTGCTGTGCCGGCAGCTGGGCTGCGGCCCCGCCCTCAGCGCACCTGCGGGGCCgcacctgcaggagcagggacccCGCCCGGCCCAGCCGCACCTGTCGGAGCCGCACCTGTTGGAGCTCACCTGTCGGGGCTCGGAGCAGCTGCTGATCGAGTGCCCGAGGCTCCGCCCAGGTACCTGCGGGACAGGTGCGGTGGCCAACGTGGCGTGCGAGGAGCCGCCAGGTGAGGGGGGAAGGAGGGTGGGGTTACCTGGTCACACCTGTCCATCCCTTACCTGTCCTTCACCTGTCCGTATCTCGCCTGTGTCTCACCCGTCTCACCTgtctgtgtctcacctgtccctcacttGTCCCCCACCTGTATCTCACCTGCccatccctcacctgtcccaccgctctcacctgtcccctcacctgtccatctctcacctgtctcacctgtctgtgtctcacctgtcttACCTGTCTCttacctgtctcacctgtccatcCCTCACCCCTCtgtatctcacctgtccctcacctggaTCTCACCTGTCTCATCTACTGGTCCCAcccacctgtgtctcacctgccGGTCTCacctgtctctctctcacctgTTCATATCTTACCTCTccgtgtctcacctgtctcacctgtccctcacctgtgtctcacctgtccatgtctcacctgtctcacctgtctcacctgtctctcacctgtctcacctgtctctcacctgtgtctcacctgtccctcgcctgtgtctcacctgtctcacctgtgtctcacctgtctctcacctgtctcacctgtgcaGCCCCGCCCGATCCGTGCTCTCTGCTGGGGGCGCTGCTGGGGGTGGGGGCGGGGCTCTGCGGGGCCCTGCTGGGCCTTTACCTGTGcaccaggtgtgccaggtgtgccagcGGTGCCAGGGGTCCCCACCCCCCACGGGGACGGACACGGCCAGGTACGGCTGGgcaacccaaaaatccccaaaattccccccaaaattccccccaaaatccccaaaatccaccccaaaatcctccccaaaatccccaaaaattccccccaaaatccaccccagaatccccaaaatccccaaaaattccccccaaatccaccccagaatccccaaaatcctccccaaaatcccctcgagggaacccaaaacccccaaaatcccccaaatcctccctaaaaccctcaaaattcccccaaaatcccccccaaaaaacccccaaaccccccaaaaatcctccccaaaacgccccaaatccccaaaattctctcAAAAAACCCAcgaaatccccaaaatctccccaaatccaccccaaaactggcccgggggaccccaaaaccccccgaaattcccccaaaatccccaaaattctccctcAAAACCCCAGAATCCTCCCCAAAAAAGTGGcccgggaaccccaaaaattccccaaaatttccaaaatcctccccaaaatcaccgAAATTTCCCAAAAGCCATCCCACGCACggctcagggaccccaaaatccccccaaaccctccccaaaaaaaaaccccaaatttcccaaaatcccccgaaatccccccaaaacccctcaaattccccccatgaaccccccaaattccatggctgccccccaaaccccccaaaatcccccaaattccacccagggacccccaaaatcccccaaattcccccccccaacaaaaaatccctcccaaagccccccaggaccccccaaattccacggGACCCCCtcaagaccccccaaaatcccccaaatttcccccaccAGCTGCCAAATACTCCCCagcccaccccaaatccccccaggaccccccgaatccccccccaaattcccccgggggtctctggggggatCCCGggatatttggggagggggttggggtgaatttgggggggtcctggggggggaaatttggggaatttggggaatcccgggcgattttgggggaattggggtgaatttggggggtcctggggggattttggggggattttgaggggtcgtgaagggttttggggtgtcctggggggtcttggggtggacttggggggggatttgggagattttgggggtccctggggggaatttgggggattttgggggtcctgggggggggtttgagggggatttggggggtcctggggaatttcagggggtctgggagggttttggggggatcccggggggatttttggggggcgGGGGGATTTGAGAGGCCCTGAGGGActtttgggataattttggggtggatttggggggtcctggagggatctgggggggatttgggggggtcctggggggggtccagaggaatttgggggggatttgggggggtcctgaggggttttggggggggattttgggaatttgggggagattttggggggtcctgggaaattcggggggtccctggggaatttggggggggggggggggggctcttgaggggtttggggggagatttgtggaatttgggaaattttgggggtcatgggggaggggggggtcctgaggggaatttggggagttttgggggtcccggagaggttttgggctggatttggggattttggggaaatttgggggtcccggggaggtttttgggctggatttggggattttgggggtcccgggaagattctgggggtccctgggggggtcTCGGGAaggttttgggggagttttggggattttgggggaatttgggggtcccggagaggttttgggctggatttggggattttgggggaatttgggggtcccggggaggtttttgggctggatttggggattttggggtccctgagggattttgggggtctctggggggtttgggggaattttggggggattttgggggtccctgggagattttgggggaattttgctgaattttgggggaattttgctgaattttgggggtccctgggggggcttggggtggatttggagattttggggaattcGGGGGTCccctggggaggttttgggggaatttcgggggattttgggggtctgggagattggggtttggattttgggatttttgggggtcccggggaggttttggggtggatttgggggattttggggtttggggggggggttcccgaggattttggggtggatttggggggtcctggggtggatttgggggggatttgtggaatttgggggttccggggaggttttggggggtccctgggggtgttcctgaggggtttggggtggattttgggggattttgggggattttggggattttgggggattatgggggtccctgggaggttttggggtccccccaaaatcccccccgacccctcacctgcccaggtgagcccctgCTGCCCCCGGAACAGCCGGGAACGGCCGGAGAGACCAGCGCGGACCAGCACggaccagtatagaccagtacggaccagtacggaccagtacggaccagtacggagCACAATAAACTCAAtaaaaccagtataaaccagtacagaccagtacggaccagtatggagCAGTACAAACTCAAtaaaaccagtataaaccagtacagaccagtatggaccagtgtGGACTAGTACAGACCAGAATAAACTCAAtaaaaccagtataaaccagtacagaccagtatggaccagtacgggCCAGTATGGAGAAGTAAAAATTCAAcaaaaccagtacagaccagtacggaccagtgcagaccagtataaaccagtatagaccagtatggaccagtgcGGACCGGTACAAACCAGTgtaaccagtacaaaccagtgcgGGCCAGTACAAACCAGAATAAAccagtaaaaaaaccccaacaaagcCCGGTACAAACGcggaatttttatttctttcatttttattatttttgtttgattgcACTTTATTGCATTgtgttttattgctttttaaaattgataCAGTGACTTAATTAATCAATGAATTCCCATCAGTAAGTTTTCCGTGacaaaataagaagaaaaagcacCAGGAGAAAA harbors:
- the LOC131570375 gene encoding deleted in malignant brain tumors 1 protein-like, with the protein product MAAPGAARGGLGALTWGLLGLLHLAGVLCSDADALLQVQPQVHPQVNLQVRAQVHPHGDAQVELQVQPQVDGRDRLKVRLVNGSSRCVGRVEVLHRNRWGSVCDDTWDMADAQVICRSLGCGSALAAPGHAHFGQGAGPIWLDGTHCTGEELTLARCRLHTWGQHDCGHGEDAGAVCSGADPPQVRLRGGAGPCSGQVQVLLNRTWLQVCGLTWGPPEAQVLCRQLGCGPALSAPAGPHLQEQGPRPAQPHLSEPHLLELTCRGSEQLLIECPRLRPGTCGTGAVANVACEEPPAPPDPCSLLGALLGVGAGLCGALLGLYLCTRCARCASGARGPHPPRGRTRPGEPLLPPEQPGTAGETSADQHGPV